A region from the Prionailurus viverrinus isolate Anna chromosome E2, UM_Priviv_1.0, whole genome shotgun sequence genome encodes:
- the LOC125152655 gene encoding vomeronasal type-1 receptor 1, translating into MASCEFVVGILFLFQTGTGLLGNSLLLYFYLLTLFTKHTKRPTDLILNHLALANFLILFSRGIPQTLAAFCLDNFLGEAMCKIVFYTHRVARGVSLCATCLLSGFQAITISLNNPRWAELKLRAPKFVQPSCCLCWILHLLINIVVPVKVTHPGNTRNMTKRDFGLCSVKGSNSFISSLCAFLFTFLDILCLGPMGWASVSIVLFLQRHKQRVQYLHHTSLSPRASRETTATFTVLLLVSLFVSFYFLSSILSLYMTCFVNPSLQLVNIGTFLSACFPASSPYVLISHEIKVFVSCKTKISK; encoded by the coding sequence ATGGCTTCTTGTGAGTTTGTAgtggggattctctttctcttccagacTGGAACTGGGCTCCTAGGGAATTCCTTACtcctttatttctatttgttgaCTTTGTTCACTAAACACACTAAGAGACCTACAGACCTAATTCTCAACCATTTGGCCTTAGCTAACTTTCTGATCCTTTTCTCTAGGGGAATCCCTCAGACACTGGCTGCTTTTTGTTTGGACAATTTCCTGGGAGAAGCTATGTGTAAGATTGTCTTTTATACTCACAGGGTGGCCCGAGGGGTTTCTCTCTGCGCCACCTGCCTTTTGAGTGGCTTCCAGGCTATTACTATTAGTCTTAACAATCCCAGGTGGGCAGAACTCAAACTGAGAGCTCCTAAGTTTGTTCAACCCTCCTGTTGCCTCTGTTGGATTCTTCATCTCCTGATAAATATTGTCGTGCCAGTGAAAGTGACTCACCCAGGGAATACTAGAAACATGACAAAAAGGGATTTTGGACTGTGTTCTGTCAAAGGGTCCAATTCATTCATAAGCTCACTCTGTGCATTCCTGTTTACCTTCCTTGATATTTTGTGTTTGGGACCCATGGGTTGGGCCAGTGTCTCCATAGTGCTCTTCCTGCAAAGACATAAGCAGAGAGTCCAATACCTTCACCACACCAGTCTCTCTCCCAGAGCCTCCCGAGAGACCACTGCCACTTTTACTGTCCTGCTTCTAGTGagcttgtttgtttccttttactttctgtCCTCTATCTTATCACTCTATATGACTTGCTTTGTCAACCCAAGCCTGCAGCTGGTGAACATCGGTACGTTCCTTTCTGCTTGTTTTCCAGCTTCCAGCCCCTATGTGCTCATCAGCCATGAAATTAAAGTCTTTGTCAgttgtaaaacaaaaatctccaaaTAG